One genomic window of Streptococcus mitis includes the following:
- the gor gene encoding glutathione-disulfide reductase — protein sequence MREYDIIAIGGGSGGIATMNRAGEHGAKAAVIEEKKLGGTCVNVGCVPKKIMWYGAQIAETFHQFGEDYGFKTTDLNFDFATLRRNREAYIDRARSSYDGSFKRNGVDLIEGHAEFVDSHTVSVNGELIRAKHIVIATGAHPSIPDVPGAELGGSSDDVFAWEELPESVAILGAGYIAVELAGVLHTFGVKTDLFVRRDRPLRGFDSYIVEGLVKEMERTNLPLHTHKVPVKLEKTAEGITIHFEDGTSHTASQVIWATGRRPNVKGLQLEKAGVTLNERGFIQVDEYQNTVVEGIYALGDVTGEKELTPVAIKAGRTLSERLFNGKTTAKMDYTTIPTVVFSHPAIGTVGLTEEQAIKEYGQDQIKVYKSSFTSMYSACTDNRQETRFKLITAGSEETVVGLHGIGYGVDEMIQGFAVAIKMGATKADFDATVAIHPTASEEFVTMR from the coding sequence ATGAGAGAATATGACATCATTGCTATCGGTGGAGGTAGCGGAGGAATTGCTACCATGAACCGTGCTGGTGAACACGGAGCTAAAGCAGCCGTTATTGAGGAAAAGAAACTAGGTGGAACCTGCGTCAACGTCGGCTGTGTTCCTAAGAAAATCATGTGGTACGGGGCACAAATCGCTGAGACTTTCCATCAATTTGGAGAAGACTACGGCTTTAAGACTACTGATCTTAACTTTGACTTTGCAACCCTACGTCGCAATCGTGAAGCCTACATTGATCGCGCTCGTTCTTCTTATGATGGCAGTTTTAAACGCAACGGTGTAGACTTGATTGAAGGTCATGCTGAATTTGTAGATTCTCATACTGTTAGCGTAAATGGTGAGCTGATTCGTGCTAAACATATCGTGATTGCTACTGGTGCCCATCCAAGTATTCCAGACGTTCCTGGTGCTGAACTAGGTGGCTCTTCTGATGATGTATTTGCTTGGGAAGAATTGCCAGAGTCAGTTGCTATTCTAGGCGCGGGTTATATTGCTGTTGAATTGGCTGGCGTACTCCACACCTTTGGTGTCAAGACAGATCTCTTTGTTCGTCGTGATCGTCCTTTACGTGGTTTTGATTCTTACATCGTTGAAGGTTTGGTAAAGGAAATGGAAAGAACAAACTTGCCACTTCATACTCACAAAGTCCCTGTTAAGTTAGAAAAAACTGCTGAGGGCATTACCATTCATTTCGAAGATGGTACTAGTCACACAGCTAGCCAAGTTATCTGGGCTACTGGTCGCCGTCCAAACGTTAAAGGCTTGCAACTTGAAAAAGCTGGAGTAACTCTGAACGAACGTGGCTTTATCCAAGTGGATGAATACCAAAATACTGTTGTTGAGGGAATCTACGCTTTAGGTGATGTAACAGGCGAAAAAGAACTGACTCCAGTTGCAATCAAGGCTGGGCGTACCCTATCTGAACGTCTCTTTAACGGAAAAACAACTGCAAAAATGGACTACACAACTATTCCAACTGTTGTCTTTTCACACCCTGCTATCGGAACGGTTGGTTTGACAGAAGAGCAAGCTATTAAAGAATACGGTCAAGACCAAATCAAGGTTTACAAATCAAGCTTTACGTCTATGTACTCTGCTTGCACTGACAACCGTCAAGAAACACGTTTCAAATTGATCACAGCAGGTTCAGAAGAAACAGTTGTCGGACTTCATGGAATTGGCTATGGTGTTGATGAAATGATTCAAGGATTTGCTGTTGCTATCAAAATGGGAGCAACCAAGGCAGACTTTGATGCAACTGTGGCGATTCACCCAACTGCATCTGAAGAATTTGTAACTATGCGTTAA
- a CDS encoding YdbC family protein: MAEFTFEIEEHLLTLSENEKGWTKEINRVSFNGAPAKFDIRAWSPDHTKMGKGITLSNEEFQTMVDAFKGN; encoded by the coding sequence ATGGCAGAATTTACATTTGAAATCGAAGAGCACTTGTTGACTCTTTCTGAAAACGAAAAAGGTTGGACCAAGGAAATCAACCGTGTGAGCTTTAATGGAGCCCCTGCAAAGTTTGATATTCGTGCTTGGAGTCCAGACCATACTAAAATGGGTAAAGGGATCACTCTCTCAAATGAAGAATTTCAAACGATGGTGGATGCCTTTAAAGGCAACTAA
- the rimM gene encoding ribosome maturation factor RimM (Essential for efficient processing of 16S rRNA), translating to MNYFNVGKIVNTQGLQGEMRVLSVTDFAEERFKKGTELALFDEKDQFVQTVTIASHRKQKNFDIIKFKDMYHINAIEKYKGYSLKVAEEDLNDLDDGEFYYHEIIGLEVYEGDNLIGTIKEILQPGANDVWVVKRKGKRDLLLPYIPPVVLNVDIPNNRVDVEILEGLDDED from the coding sequence ATGAACTACTTTAATGTTGGGAAAATCGTCAATACGCAGGGGTTGCAGGGTGAGATGCGAGTCTTGTCTGTAACGGATTTTGCAGAAGAACGGTTTAAAAAAGGTACTGAGCTAGCCTTGTTTGATGAAAAAGATCAGTTTGTTCAAACAGTGACCATCGCTAGTCACCGTAAACAGAAGAACTTTGACATTATTAAATTCAAAGATATGTACCATATCAATGCTATTGAAAAGTACAAGGGATACAGTCTCAAGGTTGCTGAGGAAGATTTAAACGATTTAGATGATGGTGAATTTTATTATCACGAGATTATCGGTTTGGAAGTCTATGAGGGTGATAACTTGATTGGAACCATCAAAGAAATCCTGCAACCAGGTGCCAACGATGTCTGGGTGGTCAAGCGAAAAGGCAAGCGTGATTTGCTCTTGCCTTATATCCCACCAGTGGTTCTCAATGTCGATATTCCAAATAACCGCGTCGATGTGGAAATCTTAGAAGGGTTAGACGATGAAGATTGA
- a CDS encoding ATP cone domain-containing protein produces the protein MQVIKRDGEIAEFNPDKIYQAILKAAQTVYVLTDDLRQNLAQVTKKVVLDLEEAKVERATISMIQSLVEHRLLGAGYITIAEHYISYRLQRDLERSGYGDHIAVHLHFEQIR, from the coding sequence ATGCAAGTAATCAAACGTGATGGTGAAATTGCTGAATTTAATCCAGATAAGATTTACCAAGCTATCTTAAAGGCAGCCCAGACTGTCTATGTATTGACAGATGATTTGCGTCAAAACCTTGCACAAGTCACTAAGAAAGTGGTTTTGGATTTGGAAGAAGCCAAGGTGGAACGTGCTACCATCAGCATGATTCAGTCTTTGGTTGAACATCGTTTACTGGGAGCAGGTTACATTACCATCGCAGAACACTATATTTCCTATCGTCTACAACGTGACTTGGAAAGAAGTGGTTATGGAGATCATATCGCAGTTCATTTACATTTTGAACAAATTCGCTAA
- a CDS encoding biotin transporter BioY: protein MKKAHIYAIPAIGAALIAVLAQISLPIGPVPFTLQNFAIGLIATVFRPREAVLSVGLYLLLGAIGLPVFAGGGAGFQALVGPTAGYLWFYLVYSGLTSSLTNSKSSVVKIFLANLLGDALVFVGGILSLHFLAGMAFEKALVVGVLPFIIPDLGKLLAISFISRPLLQRFKNQAYFAN, encoded by the coding sequence TTGAAAAAAGCTCATATTTATGCTATCCCTGCTATTGGAGCTGCTCTCATTGCTGTTTTGGCACAAATCAGTCTTCCAATTGGACCTGTTCCCTTCACTCTGCAAAACTTTGCAATCGGCTTGATTGCAACTGTCTTTAGACCAAGAGAGGCTGTACTTTCTGTTGGACTCTATCTTCTTCTAGGTGCTATCGGTCTTCCTGTTTTTGCAGGAGGTGGAGCTGGTTTTCAGGCTTTAGTTGGTCCTACTGCAGGCTATCTTTGGTTTTATCTTGTTTATTCTGGACTTACATCCTCTCTAACCAACAGCAAGAGTAGTGTTGTCAAGATTTTTCTTGCAAACCTCTTGGGTGATGCCCTTGTCTTTGTCGGCGGGATTCTCAGCTTACATTTTCTTGCTGGAATGGCATTTGAAAAAGCTCTTGTTGTGGGAGTTCTTCCCTTTATCATTCCAGACCTTGGTAAACTTCTGGCTATTAGTTTTATTAGCCGTCCATTACTTCAACGCTTTAAAAATCAAGCTTACTTTGCTAACTAA
- the trmD gene encoding tRNA (guanosine(37)-N1)-methyltransferase TrmD — MKIDILTLFPEMFSPLEHSIVGKAREKGLLDIQYHNFRENAEKARHVDDEPYGGGQGMLLRAQPIFDAFDAIEKKNPRVILLDPAGKKFDQTYAEDLAQEEELIFICGHYEGYDERIKTLVTDEISLGDYVLTGGELAAMTMIDATVRLIPEVIGKESSHQDDSFSSGLLEYPQYTRPYDYRGMVVPDVLMSGHHEKIRQWRLYESLKKTYERRPDLLEHYQLTAEEEKMLAEIKENKE, encoded by the coding sequence ATGAAGATTGATATTTTAACCCTCTTTCCAGAGATGTTTTCTCCACTGGAGCACTCAATCGTTGGAAAGGCTCGTGAAAAAGGGCTCTTGGATATCCAGTATCATAATTTCCGAGAAAATGCTGAAAAGGCCCGTCATGTAGACGATGAGCCCTACGGAGGCGGTCAGGGGATGCTGCTCCGAGCACAACCCATTTTCGATGCCTTTGATGCTATTGAAAAGAAAAATCCGAGAGTGATTCTCCTCGATCCTGCAGGGAAGAAATTTGATCAGACTTATGCTGAAGATTTGGCTCAAGAGGAAGAGCTAATCTTTATCTGTGGGCATTACGAGGGTTATGATGAGCGCATTAAGACTTTGGTGACAGATGAGATTTCCCTGGGCGACTATGTCTTGACTGGTGGAGAGTTGGCGGCTATGACTATGATTGATGCGACGGTTCGCCTGATTCCAGAAGTGATTGGCAAAGAGTCTAGCCACCAAGATGATAGTTTTTCTTCTGGCCTTCTCGAATATCCTCAATACACACGTCCCTATGATTATCGAGGAATGGTCGTGCCAGATGTACTGATGAGCGGGCACCATGAAAAAATTCGTCAGTGGCGCCTGTACGAGAGTTTAAAGAAAACCTACGAGCGCAGACCGGATTTGCTTGAACATTATCAACTGACAGCAGAAGAAGAAAAAATGCTGGCAGAAATCAAAGAAAACAAAGAATAA
- a CDS encoding efflux RND transporter periplasmic adaptor subunit yields the protein MMKKNGKAKKWQLYAAIGAASVVVLGAGGILLFRQPSQTTVKDEPTHLVVAKEGSVASSVLLSGTVTAKNEQYVYFDASKGDLDEILVSVGDKVSEGQALVKYSSSEAQAAYDSASRAVAKADRHINELNQARNEAASAPAPQLPAPAGGEGAAGQTPAPVSGNAVSSIDAQLGDARDARADAEAQLSKAQSQLDAMTVLSTLEGTVVEVNHNVSKSPTGASQVVVHVVSNENLQVKGELSEYNLANLSVGQEVTFTSKVYQDKSWTGKISYISDYPKTSGEAASAATAAAGGNSGSKYPYTIDVTSEIGDLKQGFSVSVEVKNKSKAILVPLTSVVTENDKNYVWVLDEQKKAKKVEVGLGNADADNQEITSGLTNGVKVISNPTSSLEEGKEVKADEATN from the coding sequence ATTATGAAAAAGAATGGTAAAGCTAAAAAGTGGCAATTGTATGCAGCAATCGGTGCTGCCAGTGTAGTTGTATTAGGTGCTGGGGGAATTTTGCTCTTTAGACAACCATCTCAGACCACGGTAAAAGATGAGCCTACTCATCTTGTTGTTGCCAAGGAAGGAAGCGTGGCATCCTCTGTTTTATTGTCAGGGACAGTAACAGCAAAAAATGAACAATATGTTTATTTTGATGCTAGTAAGGGAGATTTAGATGAAATCCTTGTTTCTGTGGGTGATAAGGTCAGCGAAGGACAGGCTTTAGTCAAGTACAGTAGTTCAGAAGCCCAGGCGGCCTATGATTCAGCTAGCCGAGCAGTAGCTAAGGCAGATCGTCATATCAATGAACTCAATCAAGCACGAAATGAAGCCGCTTCAGCTCCGGCTCCACAGTTACCAGCACCAGCAGGAGGCGAAGGAGCTGCAGGGCAAACTCCAGCTCCAGTCTCAGGAAATGCAGTTTCATCTATTGATGCACAACTAGGTGATGCCCGTGATGCTCGTGCAGATGCAGAAGCGCAATTAAGTAAGGCTCAAAGTCAGTTGGATGCCATGACGGTTCTCAGTACCCTGGAGGGAACTGTGGTTGAAGTCAACCACAATGTTTCTAAATCTCCAACAGGAGCTAGTCAAGTAGTCGTTCATGTCGTAAGTAATGAAAACTTGCAAGTTAAGGGTGAACTATCTGAATATAACCTTGCCAACCTCTCTGTAGGACAAGAAGTAACCTTTACTTCTAAAGTTTACCAAGATAAGAGCTGGACAGGTAAGATTAGCTATATCTCTGACTATCCTAAAACTAGTGGTGAAGCAGCAAGTGCAGCTACTGCCGCAGCAGGTGGGAATTCTGGTTCTAAATATCCATATACCATCGATGTTACAAGTGAAATCGGTGATTTGAAACAAGGATTCTCAGTAAGTGTTGAGGTTAAGAATAAGAGTAAAGCCATTTTGGTTCCTCTAACAAGTGTTGTGACTGAAAATGATAAGAACTATGTCTGGGTGCTTGACGAGCAGAAAAAGGCCAAGAAAGTGGAAGTTGGTTTGGGCAATGCTGATGCAGACAACCAAGAAATCACTTCAGGTCTGACAAATGGAGTCAAGGTCATCAGTAACCCAACGTCTTCTCTAGAGGAAGGAAAAGAGGTGAAGGCTGATGAAGCAACTAATTAG